AGCACATGGAAAGAAGTCTGGGCAGAAGCCCAAAGACAAAAGAAGAGGCAACATCACATTTGATAGATGGCTGGAAGATGACAGCCCAGTACAAGAAATAAACAAGTAATGCAGTAATCCAGGCATTTGCAGGCTGTAGTTCTAACTTCTTTGCAGACAAAATGTTTTTTACATGATATCACAAAAATAATtgaacttaaaaagaaaaagatccaaaatgaaaacaatagaATCTTTTCACTTTAGTAGCTGGCAGCATGGCAGATTTCCACCACCCTCcctccccctcttttttttagAACTCACATATTTTTTGAGTAAGAATTAGTTAAGTTTGAACTGAAGTTGTAAATTCAAAgattaggaaaaaaagcaatgCCTAAACCATGCTATCAAGTGTATCTTCCTTAGTATaccatttaaaaaatcaatgtgTAAACACTCATTATTGCAATTTTCAAAGGATCAAGATTCAATGTGgcatttaaattctttttgagaaaagaatttaaaacttCCTATCAactaattaaagaaaaatatcacaTGGGTTAAAAATCAACCCTTCCAAGTGTTAAATGCTACATTTAAACATTCTGTTCAGTAAGCCTCTTAAGTTCATAAAAATGCACCTTTTAACTGTTTACTCTTTTTCCAGAGTAGCACTTGagagtattttatttttcctctctctgtaAATGACTCAATTTTTCTTTAGAAGTTACTTACAGCACAAAATTCTTCAAAGGATATTCTTCCATCACCATCCTTATCTGCATTAATTATGGTTTTATCTACAATTTGCTGTAACTGAGTGTCTTTGAGATTGTTCCCAACCATCATCTTCAGGACCTGGAAGAGCTCTCCATTTGAGATATAGCCATCTTTGTCCATATCATAAATGCGAAAAGCAACTgtagaagtaaaaaaaaataatcaaacatAAATAAACCAACCAATTGGTACCAACTATGGTTGGAAAACAATATATACTCACTTTAGAAAACACCTGAAATTGTTCTAACACTAGCAGTAAAAGCATTCTgtgaacaacaaaaaagaaaatcttcccCACCACAAGTAAAGCACTCAGCCAGCAAAAAAATTACAACCTCCCAGGAAACAGATGACTCAAAGTCCCATCTGGTTACTTTGCTGCAAACAACTTGTCATCAAgactgaatttatttttaaacatttcagaCTTAGTTATTTGGAAGCTACATCCGTAACTGAATCTGTCTCTTTTCTACTCCTAAGCCAAGGTCTGGAGATGCAGTTCTGAAACAAGAATTTAGTGCTTTCCTACTGTAATAGCAAATAATTGAGTATTATTCTTAGGCCCTCTAAGTTCACAGATCTATATAGCAAGCTGTTCTTAAATGAActcactttttttaaaaaactgaaagCAATTGAAAATTCTTCAGCAAGCAACCAACCTCCTCCAACTTTCCCTGCAGAAAAGAGTGCTACTAAGTGTTCACAACAAAATGTGCAAAAAGCTTACAATCTACTTTCATTATTTTCCACTCTTTACAACAATTTGAATTTGCCAATTTCTTAATCTTAATTTACAAAAGTGTATTTCTGAGGATCAGAAATTTTTTgttaaagaaaatcaaaatactTACACCTCAACTTCTGTTCTTTATCTCCTTTGACACTGAACTGGGAGACTCCTTCTATAAATTCTacacaatgaaaaggaaaatatgtataaaaaccacatttttaaTAAACAAGTCAACATTCAGAAAACTTTAGAAATTGTGAAAGCAATCTAATCTCTAAAATATTGCCTACTTTATGATACCTAAATGTCTGTGTACTTTGATATTTAACTTCTTCAGTGGGAGGAGCCCCAAATCCAATGCAACACTCACTAAACAGACTATGTCACACCagcatttaaataattttgtttgttttgttgctggACCTTCACAAGAACCTGACAGAAAACTAAGATCTTTACTAAAGTTACTCCAGTTGAGACTCCAAATGTACAACTCCTCTCAATACTGGTTTCTCAATGTAAAGAACTACATGGAAACTGAAAACTGCTTTTGAAGAAATTGTAAAGTATTTTTCTAtaaaagaaaattggttttgcCAACTTTCTGCTCCCTTACAAGAGGAACAACTCTTGATAACTGTTATTAATCACAGCTCAATGTCACAGAAAACATGATCATCATTGCTCATGACTATCTATTTTTTACAAGGGAATTTTGAATAGTTCCATGCAACAATTACTATTTCTAATCAAAACTCAACATTCTAGTTATACTGTAGATATCCCTATAAACATTAAATAGGTTTTGCAGAGGTTACCAGCTCTTGTATATTAATATCTTATTTAAAATGTCAGTCTGTCAGTATAAATAAGATTTAAGTACTTtctccaattaaaaaaaaaatcaagactgATTAGCCTTTTTTAGTCATAAGAAATACTAAGTTTTACCTTGAACAGAAGTTACAAACATTATAATTTCAGACACTGTTTTAAGATGAACTAGTGAGGAAGATTTTAATCATGGCCCTTTTAAtcatgaatatttaaaataattgagAAATATACTAAATCAAATCTTCCatgttgtttggatttttttttcttcaagtgtCAGTCTAAGATCTATGTAAAAATAACCCCATAAAAGAAATATCAACAGAAAAACCTAGGCTCCTTCCTATTTTCTAAGTACTCCAAAGGAGAGATTTCATTTGGACAAATACAACTTAcacagaaacacatcacttAGCCTACCACAACTTTCTTCAGTCTCTCCTCAGCATCAAAATTAAGAGTCTAAATTGGTGTATTTTAAGAGATATTTAACAAGTAGTCCTCAGTCAGCCTGACCTTAAAAGCTATTATTAATAAACTTGGTCCTTTAAACATTTCACTCAGAAGTGCCCTAATGCAGAGAAACTACTGGTAtttagttttttttattttactggtATTTAGTTCCACTAGGATTTAGCACCTTATTTTAACATATCTTCTTCACCTCTCCCATGTCAGATGAAGAAAAACCTGAATTCTAAAGCTCTACGAATTCTGAAGTACCACCACCTATCACAGAACACAGTGCCTTACCTTTAAAATCCACTTCTCCATTGCCATCTGTGTCAAATATATCTATTACTCGCTGTACTAACGGGTTCTGTTGCAATTCAGGTAAAGACATGAACTCTTCCACGCTCAGAGAACCAGAGTTGTCCAAATCGAGCTTCTTAAATCTCTTTCCTAGTCTTTTTATCTCATCAGCAtcaactgaaatgaaaaataacccCATATTTACTCTCAGAAAGGCCTCAGTAAATCCTTTGCAGTTAAACACAAGGCACATTTCATTGCTTTCCTACAAGATTTTATCCCACTTTAACTATTAAACACCTATAACAATAACATGAAATTCTGAAGACAaacacaattttattttaaataagacTTACCTTTATTCCTCCCTGCACCTGCCATAATACAGTTATTAGCATTGTGACTCACTGAATACCACATGCTGACACAACATTTTGAAGGATTGAGGATGCTTAGCTAGTTACTTAGTCAGCTCTTACAAATaccagatgtgaagaatttgaggaAGAGACCAAGTGTTCTCTGAAGGAAACAGCATTATGTTTACACTGGACTAACATAGCATGTCAGAAAGACATTTATATTCAACTTATTAGCAAAACTAGTGCTTTTTCAGCACACTGAACATGAGATCTCCTGGGATTTGAGTCAAGTTAAGCAGGTTAACAGTCCTACTGGTAGCCAGTTATCTCTCACCTACTTAAAACACTCCTCTTAGTGACCTAAGATCATTCTTCATCTCAGATGGGAAACAGACACACCTGTAACCACAATTTGCatacagctttattttttttgtccCAGAAATTAAAGTAGATTCAGGTTCTGCAGCAGCACCTCTTCATCTAATCTGTTCAAATTTATAGAGAATCTCAATTAAAGCATATACCCTAGTACCCTATTTTACACATCTGATTATGCCAAGAATAGACTATACCTGTGAATCtataaaaacaattaaaagcAATCATGTACTTTTTTACTGCTGAAAAGCTTGAAAAATTTCTCCATAACAACCTGAAAATACCCTGTCAGCAGCCTCATTTATGAGATCCAAGTCTGTTCACATGTTGCTCACCCTTTTTAGCTACAAAGGAGCAACTGAGGTTGCCCCTAGAAGGGGCTCAGTACACAGCAAACCACAGCAAACATACCCTGCGGAACTGAAGACTGCAAACTTGCCCTACCAACCTTCTCCTTAACATGTGCAGATCCCTCAATATTTCTTAGCTCCATTTAGTAGTGTGTTTGCTTCAATAGTAATAGAAATTTTATCATATCTTCTACAAGGTACATACATCCACCTGATCCATTTCACATCACATCAGTACCTTTTCAGGCTTTTGTAAAAGTGCAGCATAAAATTGAACAGCTCTAAGTCTTCCAATACATAAGGTCAGCCAACCTGCAGAGCTTGATGTCTTGAAACTGCAGCTACCTCAGAGACCTAATCCTCTACCAACAGTAACCAACTGCCACTTCAGTTTCTTGATATCCTTGTCTAGAAACCAGTGAGACACAAATATAGAGTCCTCAGGACTGCACTATTTCAGAATgaaagacagcctgacagaagtCCAAAGGCACAACATGATTTTCTGCCATTCTGCAGTCTCAGTTACTGCTTGCAACTGCAGAGGCAAAGGGCAAAAACCAGTCTGCAGTCTCAGAATAATCTTCTCTTTGCTGTGCCAGAAAGACACAGACCTGATTCTGCCTCTAGGGCTACAAAAGTGAGACTAAATATAATTCGCTTTCCTTGGTTTCTAGTAAGCAGTGTGGTATTTCACACAATTAACCTCTCAACTGCATTGAAATATTCCTTTTACCCCAGTCTGTGCAGAAGCCTTGACTGTAACTGGAGCTGTGCCCTGAACAGCACAACagcacagcagtggcagcagcacatTGCACACCTACCCAGAACTCCTCCAGATGACACAGAGGGTGACACAGCACCGTATAGTAACCTGGATGTAGAACATCATCAGGGACTAGAAGAATACAGTATTAAAAAGGAATGGCAAAGCAGAGCTCCATGGGCAATTTTATGAGTTCCATCAGCACAAAATGCTGCTTCTCCCCAACACACTGAAAGGTATTTGCCAACTTTTGCTTCTGTGGACAGAAACTCTTTTGCCCCCACTTCAAGTCCTGCCACTGGACAATCACTGGGCCCAGTCCATTTTAATGCAGACAGCACCTTGGCAAGCTGCAAATGTGGGAACTTCATTTCAGTGCAAGTTCTACTTCCAACTCCCATAGAAAGAGCTCATATCCTCAAAAAAGCCTCACAGCACAAGCATTtgaaaaagcataaaaatattaATGGTGACTTATCACACTATGTATGCACACTTATGTAAGCACATTTCCCGTTGTAAAATAAGTATGTGAACTGACATAATTTATACCTGTATTACTTCACTTTAAAATAACTAAACAGCAAACTAAAAATATTGTCTATGGTGTATTTAACACACTGTCAGCTTCTTACCAGATCAGTGGAATCACACTTCCAGTATTAATAGAAAGatcaatctttccattttggtCAGTTCTAAAGCCTCCTAAACAAGCTGAAACACTTCATAGTTCTGCAACTTCACAAAATCACAATGTGATTTTAAGAAGCATTAACACAGCTGGATTTCTTCTCCCCTGCTACAAAAACTAATGAGTTAATGAACTGCAAGTTCTATAACATTTCTAAGTAACATGTAAGAAACTCCTAAGTACCAAAACACAGCAATGACATTTTCACAAATTAGGATAGAAACATGGAGCTGCGTGAAGCAGGACTACAGACCTCTGATCATTAGGTAACACCATTTTCTCACAACCCAGAGGTCACATTAAAGAAAGTCTTATTTCATTACTTCAGTTCCGTTTCCTGGTTTGAGAGATCAAGTCCATGCCATTTTTCCTCACAAATACACAAGCAAAGACTGAAAGTGACACCCAGAGTTCTGTCAATGTTCTGCTATGAAGTGGAGTTAATTAATTACCACATACACAAGTCACTCACACATGGCTACATAGCTTGAATTGGCACAAGCTGGCACAAAAGATTGTCTCTGCCATTGCTAAGAAATGTGCTAAGAAAACAAACTGTTGTCAGAAAGGTATTTTATCTCAAGTTAATATATCTCTAGCAGAACTACCAGTATgaactatattaaaaaaaaaaaaaaacattttcttgcaGCATTCAGAAACTGATCCACTGGACACATGGCTTGTATTACCAAGCAATGCTGTTCTGTCATCATCTGCTGGGCACAAGAACCACTGTTGGGTTAACTAGCCTCACATCTGCAGCTAACAAGGTCCTTACATTATAAAACTAGCAAGCGtaagagaagaatttttttttgctttgttttaaagATGGTGGACAAGGAGGTCAAGATTATGGATGATAAAGGTATGAATCAGATCACAGGAAGGGGAGGAGGTTGCAAAGGGATGTAAGAGTATTTCTCAACAATGTTCATGTTTTGCTGAACTGTAACAAAGCAACAGCTGCCACAATTATGAAATTAAGGATATCTGAAAAATGTTAATTACTCTTTGTCCACATATACACACATCTCATTTCATAGCTCATACCAGCTCAACTTCAATGCACAGTCCAGGTACAAATATCTGGCAGCAGTTTCTACTAGAAATGAGATTAAAATTTCTCATTCCAAACCTTGAAACATTCAAGCAAAGGGTTTCCCTGCAGTGGAGATCTGAGAGAGGTTCTGTTCTTAACAGAAgtcaaaacaaattaaaaaacagtATTGAAAAAAGTTAGCATCTCTGCCAAAAGCTGACCAAACAGCAACCTCTTCCTATATTTTGTTTCTGGCAATCGATACAGCACAAATGACAGTACTTGGAGgaggaaataatgaaaaagcaAAGTAAATGCAGGGCCaagaaaattttctttaataGCTAATCAGCATATAAACCTCTGTTCCTAATGAACATATCTGGATAAACATGAGATCACTGTGCTCATAACTGACTGTATGAGAATCTAATATCAGAATTACATTACTTTTCCTTAAATATATTGCAGGCACCTCACCTACCATTAAATCCTTTCCACAAGCTGAGTTTTAAAAAGCTTGAAAAAATTTGTAGTTCAGTAGTATCTTAGTCTTCATAGAACAGCTTTAAGAAATAAGAacacaaatataaaataaaggATGAATACATCACAGTATAATATGCCTTAGATTGGGATACCTTCTGTCTATTCTTTCTTCACAAGTCTTCATTTCTGGTGACTCTCCCTGCCTATGCTGAATTTACCTAAAAACTACGCAGATTTTCTGGAGCTAAATGTTTGTTTCTTGGTTAtcctttggattttttaaaggaaaatagcATACATTTATGTATAACAGCAGATTTCAATATCTTAGTAATTTTTTGCTTTATCTCCCAAAATGCACATACACAACAGTTCCTATCTAAGATGGAGCACCCCTTTTTTACAATGCCTGTATTTTCCTTGTCCTTATCAACAGACTTTCTTAAAATTACACATAGCTCTCACTGAGAGAACAGAGCACTGAAATTAATTCTCAGTGTCTGAACAAAAAATATTACTTTGTGCCCACATAAACTCTCCTAAGTTCTGCTGGAAATGCAAGGCACAAGACAGTTCAGCTCAAGGGAAAGCTGAGCTGAAAGGACTGATGGTGGCAGTAGCAGACAGAATTTAAGACCAGCTCAGGAGACCAGGCTATATAAAAACACTAGGAACTCCTAGGAAGTCCAAGTCCATAGTAGTGTAAAAAGGGCGATACCACCACTAAGGAAAAATCAGGACTGAGCTTTGTTTACACAGCTTGAAGCAGAGTTTGCCGGTGACTCATCACCACACTCCCAGCAACCCTGAGCATTTAGATCCAAATTAGCCTTTTTTGTGCTATGCTCCCCAGCTGAcaggggctctgtgcttcccaTGCTTTTCGGCAAACCAGACAGCGTGCCCTCACCCTGGCACTGATGCCTGAGCTCACAAACTTACAATCTGGCTGGAAATAGTAACTGCTAAgtgcttttctttaaaatgctttattgGCAGCCCTGCTCAAACATCAAATTCTGCACTGTTTTAAAACACTTAGAATTATTTATGTTTATTTCATAATCCATTCTGGATTTTGTTCCCCTTGTAATTAACATCAGGCAAGTGTTAAGTAGTTCTGGTACTAAGGATTTTTTTGTTAAAGAACTATCAGTACTTTCAAGATTCCTCTTCTATCCAAGTATTAAAATTCTTAGAGCCAACACCTGCTTCATCTCTTGAATTCATTTGCATACATCTAAAAATATGATGAAACAGGTTAAAATGCTTCCAAGAAACTACATGCAAATGCTTTGCCTCACTCCCATTTTATTGCAGGAGTCTTATCTCAGTTGCTCACTTTCTAATATGCTAATCCACACTGCTGAGTTCCTCACTTCTGCCCCTCAACACAGCAGTAGAGGATCATCCATTAGATTTTAAAACAATTCTGTTTCAATTTGTAATGCATGCAACTGATGCTAAGACTGTAAAAACTATTCAAGTGGCAACTCAAAAAACTTCATTAGAAGCCAACTGCAGTGTGCTTATTTTGAAAACagtaatttcagaaaaaaattaattatattttctaCAGTTAACATCAAGGTACATAGCTAGCTTTTTATTAATCTGAGAGCCAAAAGTAAAAAATGCCCTAAACCCACAGATTTCTGAA
This sequence is a window from Zonotrichia albicollis isolate bZonAlb1 chromosome 3, bZonAlb1.hap1, whole genome shotgun sequence. Protein-coding genes within it:
- the PPP3R1 gene encoding calcineurin subunit B type 1 isoform X1, producing MGNEASYPLEMCSHFDADEIKRLGKRFKKLDLDNSGSLSVEEFMSLPELQQNPLVQRVIDIFDTDGNGEVDFKEFIEGVSQFSVKGDKEQKLRFAFRIYDMDKDGYISNGELFQVLKMMVGNNLKDTQLQQIVDKTIINADKDGDGRISFEEFCAVVGGLDIHKKMVVDV
- the PPP3R1 gene encoding calcineurin subunit B type 1 isoform X2, with the translated sequence MCSHFDADEIKRLGKRFKKLDLDNSGSLSVEEFMSLPELQQNPLVQRVIDIFDTDGNGEVDFKEFIEGVSQFSVKGDKEQKLRFAFRIYDMDKDGYISNGELFQVLKMMVGNNLKDTQLQQIVDKTIINADKDGDGRISFEEFCAVVGGLDIHKKMVVDV